The DNA window TCGATGGCTTCCACGATCGGGAGGTATCCGGTGCACCGGCACAGGTTGCCGCTGATCGCCCTCTTGATCTCCTCCCTCGAGGGCGTCTCTCCCTTGTCGAGGAGGGCCTTCGCCGACATGAGCATCCCGGGAGTGCAGAATCCGCAGGCGACCGCGTCGTGATCCAGAAAGGCCCGCTGGAGCGGATGTAGGCCTTCGCCGGACTGCGCCACCTCCCCCGCGAGACCCTCCACGGTCTCGATGCGCAGACCCTCGATCTGGCCGGCGAGCAGAAGGCAGCTCGCGACGGCCTCTTCCTCCACGATCACCGTGCACGCGCCGCA is part of the Candidatus Eisenbacteria bacterium genome and encodes:
- a CDS encoding (2Fe-2S)-binding protein encodes the protein MNARLIDVRFLLNGVDRAVRVPPETTLLSLLRDHLLLTGTKCGCEIGQCGACTVIVEEEAVASCLLLAGQIEGLRIETVEGLAGEVAQSGEGLHPLQRAFLDHDAVACGFCTPGMLMSAKALLDKGETPSREEIKRAISGNLCRCTGYLPIVEAIEEVSRKRT